Proteins encoded together in one Lathamus discolor isolate bLatDis1 chromosome 3, bLatDis1.hap1, whole genome shotgun sequence window:
- the TAL1 gene encoding T-cell acute lymphocytic leukemia protein 1 isoform X1 — protein sequence MKSKWTMDRPPAPPPPSDPRDARPPRRHDSEAENTSETESSRGGMEAPADPQLLLNGAAKEAGRPSPGPPAAPVPVIELVRRGGSLDIKSREAAGEAMQRAPGAEPCRAAEAACEARMVQLSPPALPLQPPGRAMLYNLGQPLATINSGFFGEPDTFSMYGSNRVKRRPSPYEMEITDGPHTKVVRRIFTNSRERWRQQNVNGAFAELRKLIPTHPPDKKLSKNEILRLAMKYINFLAKLLNDQEEEGNQRGKVNKDSGIVQEDLLQDMLSPNSSCGSSLDGAASPDSFTEEHETLDSKHTRSLHHAILPVEGNAQR from the exons ATGAAAAGCAAATG GACGATGGACaggccgcccgccccgccgccccccaGTGACCCCCGCGATGCCCGCCCCCCCCGGCGGCACGACTCGGAAGCGGAGAACACGAGCGAGACGGAGAGCAGCCGCGGGGGCATGGAGGCGCCGGCGGACCCCCAGCTGCTGCTCAACGGGGCGGCCAAGGAGGCGGGCCGGCCCTCCCCCGGGCCCCCCGCCGCCCCTGTGCCCGTCATCGAGCTGGTGCGCCGGGGGGGCTCCCTGGACATAAAAAGCCGGGAGGCGGCGGGAGAGGCGATGCAGAGAGCGCCGGGTGCTGAGCCGTGCCGCGCCGCCGAGGCTGCCTGCGAGGCCCGCATGGTGCAGCTGAGCCCTCCCGCACTCCCGCTGCAGCCCCCCGGCAGGGCCATGCTCTACAACCTGGGCCAGCCGCTGGCCACCATCAACAG CGGGTTTTTCGGCGAACCCGACACCTTCTCGATGTACGGCAGCAACCGAGTGAAGAGAAGACCGTCACCCTACGAAATGGAGATCACCGACG GTCCTCATACGAAAGTGGTTCGTCGCATTTTTACCAACAGCCGGGAGAGGTGGAGACAGCAGAACGTCAATGGGGCCTTTGCAGAGCTTCGCAAGCTCATCCCTACCCACCCGCCCGACAAAAAACTCAGCAAGAACGAGATCTTACGCCTGGCTATGAAATACATCAACTTCCTGGCCAAGCTGCTCAACGaccaggaggaagaaggaaaccAAAGGGGCAAAGTGAACAAAGACTCTGGGATAGTCCAGGAAGACCTCCTGCAGGACATGTTGTCTCCTAACTCTAGCTGTGGAAGTTCTTTAGATGGAGCAGCAAGCCCGGACAGCTTCACGGAAGAGCACGAAACACTAGATTCGAAGCACACGCGGAGCCTGCACCACGCCATTCTCCCTGTAGAAGGCAACGCGCAGCGGTGA
- the TAL1 gene encoding T-cell acute lymphocytic leukemia protein 1 isoform X2, translating to MTMDRPPAPPPPSDPRDARPPRRHDSEAENTSETESSRGGMEAPADPQLLLNGAAKEAGRPSPGPPAAPVPVIELVRRGGSLDIKSREAAGEAMQRAPGAEPCRAAEAACEARMVQLSPPALPLQPPGRAMLYNLGQPLATINSGFFGEPDTFSMYGSNRVKRRPSPYEMEITDGPHTKVVRRIFTNSRERWRQQNVNGAFAELRKLIPTHPPDKKLSKNEILRLAMKYINFLAKLLNDQEEEGNQRGKVNKDSGIVQEDLLQDMLSPNSSCGSSLDGAASPDSFTEEHETLDSKHTRSLHHAILPVEGNAQR from the exons AT GACGATGGACaggccgcccgccccgccgccccccaGTGACCCCCGCGATGCCCGCCCCCCCCGGCGGCACGACTCGGAAGCGGAGAACACGAGCGAGACGGAGAGCAGCCGCGGGGGCATGGAGGCGCCGGCGGACCCCCAGCTGCTGCTCAACGGGGCGGCCAAGGAGGCGGGCCGGCCCTCCCCCGGGCCCCCCGCCGCCCCTGTGCCCGTCATCGAGCTGGTGCGCCGGGGGGGCTCCCTGGACATAAAAAGCCGGGAGGCGGCGGGAGAGGCGATGCAGAGAGCGCCGGGTGCTGAGCCGTGCCGCGCCGCCGAGGCTGCCTGCGAGGCCCGCATGGTGCAGCTGAGCCCTCCCGCACTCCCGCTGCAGCCCCCCGGCAGGGCCATGCTCTACAACCTGGGCCAGCCGCTGGCCACCATCAACAG CGGGTTTTTCGGCGAACCCGACACCTTCTCGATGTACGGCAGCAACCGAGTGAAGAGAAGACCGTCACCCTACGAAATGGAGATCACCGACG GTCCTCATACGAAAGTGGTTCGTCGCATTTTTACCAACAGCCGGGAGAGGTGGAGACAGCAGAACGTCAATGGGGCCTTTGCAGAGCTTCGCAAGCTCATCCCTACCCACCCGCCCGACAAAAAACTCAGCAAGAACGAGATCTTACGCCTGGCTATGAAATACATCAACTTCCTGGCCAAGCTGCTCAACGaccaggaggaagaaggaaaccAAAGGGGCAAAGTGAACAAAGACTCTGGGATAGTCCAGGAAGACCTCCTGCAGGACATGTTGTCTCCTAACTCTAGCTGTGGAAGTTCTTTAGATGGAGCAGCAAGCCCGGACAGCTTCACGGAAGAGCACGAAACACTAGATTCGAAGCACACGCGGAGCCTGCACCACGCCATTCTCCCTGTAGAAGGCAACGCGCAGCGGTGA
- the TAL1 gene encoding T-cell acute lymphocytic leukemia protein 1 isoform X4, protein MKSKCGFFGEPDTFSMYGSNRVKRRPSPYEMEITDGPHTKVVRRIFTNSRERWRQQNVNGAFAELRKLIPTHPPDKKLSKNEILRLAMKYINFLAKLLNDQEEEGNQRGKVNKDSGIVQEDLLQDMLSPNSSCGSSLDGAASPDSFTEEHETLDSKHTRSLHHAILPVEGNAQR, encoded by the exons ATGAAAAGCAAATG CGGGTTTTTCGGCGAACCCGACACCTTCTCGATGTACGGCAGCAACCGAGTGAAGAGAAGACCGTCACCCTACGAAATGGAGATCACCGACG GTCCTCATACGAAAGTGGTTCGTCGCATTTTTACCAACAGCCGGGAGAGGTGGAGACAGCAGAACGTCAATGGGGCCTTTGCAGAGCTTCGCAAGCTCATCCCTACCCACCCGCCCGACAAAAAACTCAGCAAGAACGAGATCTTACGCCTGGCTATGAAATACATCAACTTCCTGGCCAAGCTGCTCAACGaccaggaggaagaaggaaaccAAAGGGGCAAAGTGAACAAAGACTCTGGGATAGTCCAGGAAGACCTCCTGCAGGACATGTTGTCTCCTAACTCTAGCTGTGGAAGTTCTTTAGATGGAGCAGCAAGCCCGGACAGCTTCACGGAAGAGCACGAAACACTAGATTCGAAGCACACGCGGAGCCTGCACCACGCCATTCTCCCTGTAGAAGGCAACGCGCAGCGGTGA
- the TAL1 gene encoding T-cell acute lymphocytic leukemia protein 1 isoform X3 — translation MDRPPAPPPPSDPRDARPPRRHDSEAENTSETESSRGGMEAPADPQLLLNGAAKEAGRPSPGPPAAPVPVIELVRRGGSLDIKSREAAGEAMQRAPGAEPCRAAEAACEARMVQLSPPALPLQPPGRAMLYNLGQPLATINSGFFGEPDTFSMYGSNRVKRRPSPYEMEITDGPHTKVVRRIFTNSRERWRQQNVNGAFAELRKLIPTHPPDKKLSKNEILRLAMKYINFLAKLLNDQEEEGNQRGKVNKDSGIVQEDLLQDMLSPNSSCGSSLDGAASPDSFTEEHETLDSKHTRSLHHAILPVEGNAQR, via the exons ATGGACaggccgcccgccccgccgccccccaGTGACCCCCGCGATGCCCGCCCCCCCCGGCGGCACGACTCGGAAGCGGAGAACACGAGCGAGACGGAGAGCAGCCGCGGGGGCATGGAGGCGCCGGCGGACCCCCAGCTGCTGCTCAACGGGGCGGCCAAGGAGGCGGGCCGGCCCTCCCCCGGGCCCCCCGCCGCCCCTGTGCCCGTCATCGAGCTGGTGCGCCGGGGGGGCTCCCTGGACATAAAAAGCCGGGAGGCGGCGGGAGAGGCGATGCAGAGAGCGCCGGGTGCTGAGCCGTGCCGCGCCGCCGAGGCTGCCTGCGAGGCCCGCATGGTGCAGCTGAGCCCTCCCGCACTCCCGCTGCAGCCCCCCGGCAGGGCCATGCTCTACAACCTGGGCCAGCCGCTGGCCACCATCAACAG CGGGTTTTTCGGCGAACCCGACACCTTCTCGATGTACGGCAGCAACCGAGTGAAGAGAAGACCGTCACCCTACGAAATGGAGATCACCGACG GTCCTCATACGAAAGTGGTTCGTCGCATTTTTACCAACAGCCGGGAGAGGTGGAGACAGCAGAACGTCAATGGGGCCTTTGCAGAGCTTCGCAAGCTCATCCCTACCCACCCGCCCGACAAAAAACTCAGCAAGAACGAGATCTTACGCCTGGCTATGAAATACATCAACTTCCTGGCCAAGCTGCTCAACGaccaggaggaagaaggaaaccAAAGGGGCAAAGTGAACAAAGACTCTGGGATAGTCCAGGAAGACCTCCTGCAGGACATGTTGTCTCCTAACTCTAGCTGTGGAAGTTCTTTAGATGGAGCAGCAAGCCCGGACAGCTTCACGGAAGAGCACGAAACACTAGATTCGAAGCACACGCGGAGCCTGCACCACGCCATTCTCCCTGTAGAAGGCAACGCGCAGCGGTGA